In Candidatus Methylomirabilota bacterium, the genomic window CGTCACCTCGGCGGTAGCGGTTCCGCGACTCTCCTCGGTGGTAGTCAGGCAGTCTGGATCTTGATCTGTCGCGGTTTGGCTTGCTCCGCCTTGGGCAGGCGCAGCCGCAGAACTCCGTGTATGAGCGTCGCCTGGATCTGGGCCTGGTCGATCGCCTCAGACAGCGTGAAGCTGCGCTGGAACGTTCCCGCAGGGTACTCGTGAACAACCGCGACCTCGTTCGACCCCTGCTGCGGCTCCGTGTGACCGGTGATCGTCAGCACACCCTCGTGGAGATCAATCGTCAGATGCCCAGGCTTGACGCCCGGCATGTCGGCGAGCACGGTGAGGGCTTCTGAAGCCTCGAAGATGTCCACCGGAGGAGTGAGCAGCACCCCTGGCCGAGTGCCCTCGGTGGTAGTCACGATGTCGCGCGGGCCCTGCGCCTGCAATCCCTGAGTCTGTTCCGTCGCCATGGTTGCCCTCCCTGCGTTGGCTCGTTGTTTCGCTACGAAGTCTGAACCGTCACGCGCCTCGGCTTGGCGGCTTCGTGCTTGGGAAGCGTCAAGGTGAGGACACCGTCGACGTACTTGGCGTCGACGCGTGCGCCGTCGAACGATTCCGGAAGGGTCACGCTCCGGCTGAACGCGCCTTCGGCTCGCTCCTTCCGGTGGTAGCTGACCCCTTGCTCCTCGGGAGACTGTCGCGTGCCCGAGACAGCAATCGTCTGATGGACCACCGAGACGTCGAGTTTGGCCGCGTCGACCCCGGGGATCAACGCGCGGACATAGTAGTGGTCCCGGTCTTCCGAGACGTTCATCGGCGGGAAGACCCCGGACGTCGATCCCTCGCCGGCCGCGCCCGTGAGCCGCTCGAGCAGGCTTTCCATATCCCGCCGCATCTGGCCGAAGCTGTTCGTTGGGGTGTTCCAGGCGACGCTCCAAGGTCTAAGTTGTCGGACGATCATCGCGGGCTCTCCTCCACTCGCTTCTCCGCTCGGTTTACGTGATCTGCGCTCGGCTTACGTGATCCGTGCCCGACGGTAGAGCGGCACCGGCGACACCCCAGCCTTCGAGAGAGCTCATGGAGCATCTCGTAGCAATACGGGCAGTCCCACGGGAGCAGCCCCACCAATTGCCCGGACCTACGTTTGCGCGCGTCACTCGCCACGTCACTGCAGCTCCTTCCTCCTTTCGTCTCGTCAGCGCGATCTTCGGAGGCAAACTTCGAGCACCCACTCATCTTGTTCTGAATGTCGCGGAAAAGATCGAGATCTATTAGTGTTCCAAATGGACGCCAACGCTCGATCGGCATTGTCTCAACCTCCTTGCTGCTCGACTCGCCGGCCCCTTGCTGGCCTTCCGCGACTTCATCAGGCCCTCCCTTCCTCCTTGACTGATGTTGCCTTCGGGCGGGTCTCCCCTGCCGCTCGTTAGCACTTGTAGACGACGAGTGCCAATCAGTCAAGTTCTCGAGGTATTGTTAGATAAATCAACGTGTTGAGATCGTCAGTGCCCTGTGCCCGGGCTGCACACTATTTGGGCAGTCCTACGAAGGAAAATCCCGGTGTCGGATCAGATTCGAGAGAACCTCGCGGACCCCCGTTTTTGCAATCATGGGGTGCGCCGGGAACCGCTCTCGCTCCTATCTTGTCGCCGTGAGGCTCCGTGCCCGCCCCTTTTTGCTCATGGGAAGTAGAAGGAGACAACAAGCACGCCCGTATTGGCCTCGAAGCCGCGGTTCGGCTGTGACGTGTTGCCGTTCGAGACGTGCACGATGCGGTACCCGGCGTAGATCGCGGTCCGGTCTGTGACGGAGAGTGAGGCGCCGACACCGCCATAGAGACGGAAAGCGAAGCTCGAGTCGATCTCGACTACACGCAAACTCGTGCCGCCCGCCGCCGCGCCGACCTCGACGTAGGGGACGAAACGGCCGAGCGAGAGGAAATTGATAGCCCGCGGCCAGGCCGAGCCCCGCCCAGTACCCGGACGCTCGACCGAAGTACTGCTGATAGATGGGCTCGATCCCGACTTCGAGCGCTCCGTATAACGGCCCGTCCCTGCCGACGGTGCCAAAGGGTACTCACGACGCGCGACCGTCGACCCACCAGAAATCCCGTCGCTAGGGAAGTGGTGACCCCGGCGGGATTCACAGGCGATAGCCCGGTAGAAAGACGTGGAGTTATCCCAGTCGCCTAGATACCAAAACCGAGGGAGTAAGCAGTAGCAAGGATCCGGGGCTTTGTTAGAAGGAGGCAAGTACCGGCAGGGTATCGGTTCAGCCGGAGGGGCCCTAGGGGGCCTTCCCTACGCTCCGTACATAGCCCGGACAGGAGGCAGGACAAGCATACGGTCCTGGCTACATGCTGGGCCGGCCTCTTTCGAGGGCTACGGGCCTTTGGGGGGGCGGACGCGCCTTGCTCTACCTTTTCGGCGGCAGCCTTAGGGCCATAGCTGGAAGAGGTGGTCCGAAGTCGCACCCACCAGCCAGATTTCTTTGAACGCTGCCTCCGCCAAGAGATCGCGCAGAACCTGCCGCGCGTGGAGGGCGAAGCCTGTCGCCATACCGCCCGGAACGAGATCAACTAGCAGAATGAACTCCGGCCTCTGCGTGGCCGGATATCGATTTCTCTTCCTTTCAACCGCATACCGAATCAGGTGAACAGCATCATCCGGGGTCAACTCTATCTCC contains:
- a CDS encoding Hsp20/alpha crystallin family protein, coding for MIVRQLRPWSVAWNTPTNSFGQMRRDMESLLERLTGAAGEGSTSGVFPPMNVSEDRDHYYVRALIPGVDAAKLDVSVVHQTIAVSGTRQSPEEQGVSYHRKERAEGAFSRSVTLPESFDGARVDAKYVDGVLTLTLPKHEAAKPRRVTVQTS
- a CDS encoding Hsp20/alpha crystallin family protein; the encoded protein is MATEQTQGLQAQGPRDIVTTTEGTRPGVLLTPPVDIFEASEALTVLADMPGVKPGHLTIDLHEGVLTITGHTEPQQGSNEVAVVHEYPAGTFQRSFTLSEAIDQAQIQATLIHGVLRLRLPKAEQAKPRQIKIQTA
- a CDS encoding acyloxyacyl hydrolase, with the protein product MAPSAGTGRYTERSKSGSSPSISSTSVERPGTGRGSAWPRAINFLSLGRFVPYVEVGAAAGGTSLRVVEIDSSFAFRLYGGVGASLSVTDRTAIYAGYRIVHVSNGNTSQPNRGFEANTGVLVVSFYFP